One window of Streptomyces sp. FIT100 genomic DNA carries:
- a CDS encoding WhiB family transcriptional regulator: MQLEAHAPSVPPSETIPPPGLTEDSTLTPLTALTALDDAIENLGVPVPCRSNDPEVFFAESPADVEYAKSLCRTCPLIEACLAGAKERREPWGVWGGELFVQGVVVARKRPRGRPRKNPVAA, encoded by the coding sequence GTGCAACTCGAAGCGCACGCCCCGTCCGTACCGCCTTCCGAAACGATCCCCCCGCCCGGCCTCACGGAGGACTCCACCTTGACCCCGCTCACCGCGCTGACCGCGCTCGACGACGCCATCGAGAACCTCGGCGTGCCCGTCCCCTGCCGCTCCAACGACCCGGAGGTCTTCTTCGCGGAGTCGCCGGCCGATGTCGAGTACGCCAAGTCCCTCTGCCGGACCTGCCCGCTGATCGAGGCCTGCCTCGCCGGCGCCAAGGAACGGCGTGAGCCGTGGGGCGTCTGGGGCGGAGAGCTCTTCGTCCAGGGCGTCGTCGTCGCCCGGAAGCGGCCGCGTGGTCGCCCGCGCAAGAACCCGGTCGCGGCATGA
- a CDS encoding AarF/ABC1/UbiB kinase family protein codes for MSDLPRKAVTRTAKLAALPLGFAGRATWGLGKRIGGKSAEIVARELQQRTAEQLFKVLGELKGGAMKFGQAMSVFESALPEEIAGPYRAALTRLQDAAPPMPTSTVHEVLRERLGEDWRDLFLEFEDKPAAAASIGQVHRAVWHDGREVAVKVQYPGAGEALLSDLSQLSRFARLLGPLIPGMDIKPLITELRDRVSEELDYGLEAQAQQEHAAEFDGDPDVVVPDVVHQGDQVLVTEWIDGIPLAEVISDGTQEQRDRAGQLLARFLFAGPARTGLLHADPHPGNFRLLPPADEDSGEEGEQGGEGWRLGVLDFGTVDRLPGGLPGTIGESLRMTLAGEADAVYGLLCEEGFVKESIALDPDAVLDYLLPIIEPAEADTFTFTRSWMRSQAARIADPRSPAHQLGKQLNLPPAYLLIHRVTLSTIGVLCQLNATVRLRDELESWLPGFLAETDEAEGAEEAREARELAEAGETDRDDLVVEA; via the coding sequence ATGTCTGATCTTCCCCGGAAGGCGGTCACTCGTACCGCCAAGTTGGCCGCTCTTCCCCTCGGCTTCGCCGGGCGTGCCACCTGGGGCCTGGGCAAGCGGATCGGTGGCAAGTCAGCGGAGATCGTCGCGCGAGAGCTGCAACAGCGGACGGCGGAGCAGCTGTTCAAGGTGCTCGGCGAGCTCAAGGGCGGCGCGATGAAGTTCGGGCAGGCCATGTCCGTCTTCGAGTCGGCCTTGCCGGAGGAGATCGCGGGCCCGTACCGCGCCGCGCTGACCAGGCTCCAGGACGCCGCGCCCCCGATGCCGACGAGCACGGTCCATGAGGTGCTGAGGGAGCGGCTGGGCGAGGACTGGCGAGACCTCTTCCTGGAGTTCGAGGACAAGCCCGCTGCCGCCGCCTCGATCGGACAGGTCCACCGCGCGGTCTGGCACGACGGGCGCGAGGTCGCGGTGAAGGTGCAGTACCCGGGCGCCGGTGAGGCGCTGCTGTCGGACCTCTCCCAGCTGAGCCGGTTCGCCCGGCTGCTGGGCCCGCTGATTCCGGGGATGGACATCAAGCCCCTCATCACCGAACTGCGGGACCGGGTCTCGGAGGAGCTGGACTACGGACTGGAGGCGCAGGCCCAGCAGGAGCATGCGGCGGAGTTCGACGGCGATCCGGATGTGGTCGTGCCGGACGTGGTCCACCAGGGCGACCAGGTGCTGGTGACCGAATGGATCGACGGCATACCGCTCGCCGAGGTGATCAGCGACGGCACCCAGGAGCAGCGGGACCGAGCGGGGCAGCTGCTGGCCCGCTTCCTCTTCGCCGGCCCCGCACGCACGGGTCTGCTCCATGCGGATCCGCACCCGGGGAACTTCCGGCTGCTGCCCCCGGCCGACGAGGACAGCGGTGAGGAGGGCGAGCAGGGCGGCGAGGGCTGGCGGCTCGGCGTGCTGGACTTCGGCACGGTCGACCGGCTCCCCGGCGGACTGCCCGGGACCATCGGGGAGTCCTTGCGGATGACCCTGGCAGGCGAGGCCGATGCGGTCTACGGACTGCTGTGCGAGGAGGGATTCGTCAAGGAGTCGATCGCTCTCGACCCCGACGCGGTGCTCGACTATCTGCTGCCGATCATCGAGCCGGCCGAGGCCGACACGTTCACCTTCACCCGGAGCTGGATGCGCAGCCAGGCGGCGCGGATCGCCGACCCCCGCTCCCCCGCACACCAGTTGGGAAAGCAGCTCAATCTGCCGCCCGCGTATCTGCTGATCCATCGGGTGACGCTGAGCACCATCGGCGTGCTCTGCCAGCTGAACGCGACAGTGCGGCTCCGCGATGAGCTGGAGTCCTGGCTGCCGGGCTTCCTGGCGGAGACGGACGAGGCCGAGGGGGCGGAGGAGGCGAGGGAGGCGAGGGAGCTCGCGGAAGCCGGCGAGACGGACAGGGACGACCTGGTCGTGGAGGCCTGA
- a CDS encoding mycoredoxin, producing MQGSLTMYSTTWCGYCRRLKSQLEREGISYVEVNIEEDPQSAAFVEKANGGNQTVPTVLFADGSTLTNPSLAQVKQKIGA from the coding sequence ATGCAGGGATCTCTGACGATGTACAGCACGACCTGGTGCGGCTACTGCCGGCGGCTGAAGAGCCAGCTCGAGCGGGAAGGGATCTCGTACGTCGAGGTCAACATCGAGGAGGACCCGCAGTCCGCGGCCTTCGTCGAGAAGGCCAACGGTGGCAACCAGACGGTTCCCACCGTCCTCTTCGCCGACGGCTCGACGCTGACCAACCCCTCGCTGGCGCAGGTCAAGCAGAAGATCGGCGCCTGA
- a CDS encoding dipeptidase, with product MSDTPDSAVRTYIAQHRAAFLDDLAEWLRIPSVSAQPEHAADVRRSAEWLAGKLKETGFPATEVWETAGAPAVFAEWPSGDPDAPTVLVYGHHDVQPAAREDGWHTDPFEPVVTDGRMYARGAADDKGQVFFHTLGVRAHLAATGRTAPAVNLKLLVEGEEESGSPHFRALVERNADRLAADAVIVSDTGMWSETTPTVCTGMRGLAECEIELHGPDQDIHSGSFGGAVPNPATVAARLAGALHDENERVAIPGFYDGIAELTPAERELLAELPFDESEWLRTAASRATLGEAGYSTLERVWARPTAEVNGIGGGYQGPGGKTIIPASARLKLSFRLVSGQDTDRVEELIRSWVASLVPAGIRHAITFGGATRPCLTPLDHPALQAVARSMSRAFDGEKIRFTREGGSGPAADLQDVLGAPVLFLGISVPSDGWHAPNEKVELALLLKGVETTAHLWGELARALR from the coding sequence ATGAGCGACACCCCGGACAGCGCCGTCCGCACGTACATAGCGCAGCACCGCGCCGCCTTCCTCGACGACCTCGCCGAGTGGCTGCGCATCCCGTCCGTGTCGGCACAGCCGGAGCACGCCGCGGACGTACGGCGCAGCGCCGAGTGGCTGGCCGGGAAGCTCAAGGAGACCGGCTTCCCGGCCACCGAGGTCTGGGAGACCGCCGGCGCCCCGGCCGTCTTCGCCGAGTGGCCGTCCGGCGACCCGGACGCCCCGACGGTCCTCGTCTACGGACACCACGACGTCCAGCCCGCCGCCCGCGAGGACGGCTGGCACACGGACCCGTTCGAGCCCGTCGTCACGGACGGCCGGATGTACGCGCGGGGCGCGGCCGACGACAAGGGCCAGGTCTTTTTCCACACCCTGGGGGTGCGCGCCCACCTCGCCGCCACCGGCCGCACCGCCCCCGCCGTCAACCTGAAGCTCCTCGTCGAGGGTGAGGAGGAGTCCGGTTCACCCCACTTCCGCGCCCTCGTGGAGCGGAACGCGGACCGCCTCGCCGCCGACGCCGTGATCGTTTCCGACACCGGTATGTGGTCCGAGACCACCCCCACCGTCTGCACCGGGATGCGCGGCCTCGCCGAGTGCGAGATCGAGCTGCACGGCCCGGACCAGGACATCCACTCGGGTTCCTTCGGCGGAGCCGTGCCCAACCCGGCCACCGTCGCCGCCCGTCTCGCCGGCGCCCTGCACGACGAGAACGAGCGCGTCGCGATCCCCGGCTTCTACGACGGCATCGCGGAGCTGACCCCCGCCGAGCGCGAGCTCCTCGCCGAACTGCCCTTCGACGAGTCCGAGTGGCTGCGTACGGCGGCGTCGCGCGCGACGCTCGGCGAGGCCGGCTACTCCACCCTGGAGCGCGTCTGGGCCCGGCCGACCGCCGAGGTCAACGGCATCGGCGGCGGCTACCAGGGCCCCGGCGGAAAGACGATCATCCCCGCGTCCGCCCGGCTGAAGCTCTCCTTCCGCCTGGTGTCGGGCCAGGACACGGACCGCGTCGAGGAGCTGATCCGCAGCTGGGTCGCCTCGCTCGTCCCGGCCGGCATCAGGCACGCGATCACCTTCGGCGGAGCGACCCGCCCCTGTCTGACACCCCTGGACCACCCCGCGCTCCAGGCGGTCGCCCGGTCCATGAGCCGTGCCTTCGACGGGGAGAAGATCCGCTTCACCCGTGAGGGCGGTTCCGGACCGGCCGCCGACCTCCAGGACGTGCTCGGTGCGCCCGTGCTGTTCCTGGGTATCTCCGTACCGTCCGACGGCTGGCACGCGCCCAACGAGAAAGTCGAACTGGCACTGCTGCTCAAGGGTGTCGAGACCACCGCCCACCTGTGGGGCGAACTCGCCCGCGCCCTTCGCTGA
- a CDS encoding UvrD-helicase domain-containing protein, translating into MSAHITDPEQLKELLGIPFTPEQTACITAPPAPQVIVAGAGSGKTTVMAARVVWLVGTGQVAPEQVLGLTFTNKAAGELAERVRIALVRAGVTDPDTIDPDNPPGEPRISTYHAFAGQLLTDHGLRIGLEPTSRLLADATRFQLAARVLREAPGPYPALTKSFPSLVSDLLALDAELAEHLVTPERLAAHDTGLLRALESATLTNADLRKVPEAAAARSELLDLVVRYRTAKRARDLLDFGDQIALSAELALTRPEAGRILRDEFRVVLLDEYQDTSVAQRLLLSGLFGGGTGHAVTAVGDPCQAIYGWRGASVANLDDFPEHFPYRDGRPATRFSLSENRRSGGRLLDLANGLAEPLRAMHEGVEALRPAPGAERDGSVRIALLPTHAEEIAWLADSIAHLVRTGREPGEIAVLCRTAADFAGIQGALVARDIPVEVVGLSGLLHLPEVADLVAVCDVLQDPGANASLVRLLTGPRWRIGPRDLALLGRRARLLVHRPRDDDGTDPDERLAAAVEGTDPAEVVSLADALDTFLEPAGSDDGLPFSAEARVRFARLAQELRDLRRSLADPLMDVLHRVLATTGLEVELSASPHALAARRRETLANFLDIAASFASLDGEATLLAFLGFLRTAEQYEKGLDNALPGGENTVKVLTAHKSKGLEWDVVAVPGLVAGQFPSTRSRESWTAQAKVLPHALRGDAETLPDITGWDARSMKAFKEEMRDHQHTEELRLGYVTFTRPRSLLLGSAHWWGPSQKRRRGPSAFLQALYDHCAAGFGEIEAWADEPEEDAENPALHEAAAEHAWPLPLDPTAMSRRRAAADLVLAHLNTDPGTTPQTGSRTGPQKAPEAVPEAVSDGGEPWPQEDRAHRTGHAQDIDEPWPDEPWPEESSPDEPWADEPWADEPWPEDPDDVGIADVEPDGSHEPDGSHEADGPHEQDEPADKGSALCLPAQRRPSRLTPEDTRTIASWDRDLEALTGELRRARAAVRDVPVPPALSASQLLRLAADPDGFAQELARPMPRPPQRAARRGTRFHAWVESRFEEVPLPMLGPDELPGRDPDDPDEAEIADERDLAALKAAFERTPYARRAPFRVEVPVQLTLAGRIIRGRIDAVYRDGATGAFEIVDWKTSRGRDADPLQLAVYRLAWAEQHGIPPESVAAAFLYVRTGEIVRPDGLPDRAGLERILLDDPNAEDARVEDAR; encoded by the coding sequence GTGTCCGCACACATCACCGACCCCGAGCAGCTCAAGGAGCTCCTCGGCATTCCGTTCACCCCGGAGCAGACGGCCTGCATCACGGCGCCGCCCGCCCCGCAGGTCATCGTGGCCGGGGCAGGGTCGGGCAAGACGACGGTGATGGCCGCCCGCGTGGTGTGGCTCGTGGGCACGGGCCAGGTCGCCCCCGAGCAGGTCCTCGGACTGACCTTCACCAACAAGGCGGCCGGCGAGCTCGCGGAGCGCGTCCGCATCGCGCTCGTCCGGGCCGGGGTCACCGACCCGGACACGATCGACCCGGACAACCCCCCGGGCGAGCCGCGCATCTCCACGTACCACGCATTCGCCGGACAGCTCCTCACCGACCACGGCCTGCGCATCGGCCTGGAGCCCACCTCGCGGCTGCTCGCGGACGCCACCCGCTTCCAGCTCGCCGCCCGCGTGCTGCGCGAGGCCCCGGGGCCGTACCCGGCACTGACGAAGTCCTTCCCCTCCCTGGTCAGCGATCTGCTCGCGCTCGACGCCGAGCTGGCCGAGCATCTCGTCACCCCCGAGCGGCTCGCCGCCCACGACACCGGGCTGCTGCGCGCCCTGGAGTCGGCCACGCTCACCAACGCCGACCTGCGCAAGGTCCCCGAGGCCGCCGCGGCCCGCAGCGAGCTGCTCGACCTCGTCGTCCGCTACCGGACCGCCAAACGCGCCCGTGACCTCCTCGACTTCGGCGACCAGATCGCCCTCTCCGCCGAGCTCGCCCTCACCCGCCCCGAGGCGGGCCGCATCCTGCGCGACGAATTCCGTGTCGTCCTGCTCGACGAGTACCAGGACACGTCCGTCGCGCAGCGGCTGCTGCTCTCCGGGCTCTTCGGCGGGGGCACGGGCCACGCCGTCACGGCGGTCGGCGACCCCTGCCAGGCGATCTACGGCTGGCGCGGCGCCTCCGTCGCCAACCTGGACGACTTCCCGGAGCACTTCCCGTACCGGGACGGCAGACCCGCCACCCGCTTCTCGCTCAGCGAGAACCGCCGCAGCGGCGGCCGCCTCCTCGACCTCGCCAACGGCCTCGCCGAGCCGCTGCGCGCCATGCACGAGGGCGTGGAGGCGCTGCGGCCCGCACCCGGCGCCGAGCGCGACGGCTCCGTACGGATCGCACTGCTGCCCACCCACGCCGAGGAGATCGCGTGGCTCGCCGACTCGATCGCCCATCTCGTCCGCACCGGCAGGGAACCGGGCGAGATCGCCGTCCTGTGCCGTACGGCGGCGGACTTCGCCGGGATCCAGGGCGCCCTCGTCGCCCGCGACATCCCCGTCGAGGTCGTCGGCCTCTCCGGACTGCTCCATCTGCCCGAGGTCGCCGACCTGGTCGCCGTCTGCGACGTCCTCCAGGACCCGGGGGCCAACGCCTCGCTCGTACGGCTTCTCACCGGCCCCCGGTGGCGCATCGGCCCGCGCGACCTCGCCCTGCTCGGCCGCCGCGCCAGGCTCCTCGTCCACCGGCCGCGTGACGACGACGGCACGGACCCCGACGAGCGCCTCGCCGCGGCCGTCGAGGGCACGGACCCCGCCGAGGTGGTCTCCCTCGCCGACGCGCTCGACACCTTCCTGGAGCCGGCCGGATCGGACGACGGCCTGCCGTTCTCCGCCGAGGCCCGTGTCCGCTTCGCCCGCCTCGCCCAGGAGCTGCGCGACCTGCGCCGCTCCCTCGCCGATCCGCTGATGGACGTGCTGCACCGGGTGCTCGCCACCACCGGCCTGGAGGTCGAACTCTCCGCGTCCCCGCACGCCCTCGCGGCCCGCCGCCGCGAGACCCTCGCCAATTTCCTCGACATCGCGGCCTCGTTCGCCTCACTGGACGGCGAGGCCACGCTGCTCGCCTTCCTCGGCTTCCTGCGCACCGCCGAGCAGTACGAGAAGGGCCTGGACAACGCTCTCCCCGGAGGGGAGAACACGGTGAAGGTGCTCACCGCCCACAAGTCCAAGGGACTCGAATGGGACGTCGTCGCGGTGCCCGGACTGGTCGCCGGCCAGTTCCCGAGCACCCGTTCCCGCGAGTCCTGGACGGCCCAGGCCAAGGTGCTGCCGCATGCGCTGCGCGGCGACGCCGAGACCCTCCCGGACATCACGGGATGGGACGCGAGGAGCATGAAGGCGTTCAAGGAAGAGATGAGGGACCACCAGCACACGGAGGAACTCCGCCTGGGCTATGTGACCTTCACCCGCCCCCGCTCCCTCCTGCTCGGCTCGGCCCACTGGTGGGGGCCGTCCCAGAAGCGCCGACGCGGTCCGTCCGCCTTCCTCCAGGCCCTGTACGACCACTGCGCGGCGGGCTTCGGCGAGATCGAGGCATGGGCCGACGAGCCGGAGGAGGACGCGGAGAACCCGGCGCTCCACGAGGCCGCCGCGGAGCACGCCTGGCCGCTGCCGCTGGACCCGACGGCGATGTCCCGCCGCCGCGCGGCCGCGGACCTGGTGCTCGCGCACCTGAACACGGATCCGGGGACAACACCGCAGACCGGATCGCGGACCGGACCGCAGAAGGCACCGGAGGCCGTCCCGGAGGCCGTTTCGGACGGCGGCGAACCGTGGCCGCAGGAGGACCGGGCCCACCGGACGGGACACGCCCAGGACATCGACGAGCCATGGCCGGACGAGCCCTGGCCTGAGGAGTCGTCGCCCGACGAGCCGTGGGCCGACGAGCCGTGGGCCGACGAGCCGTGGCCGGAGGACCCGGATGACGTCGGCATCGCCGACGTCGAGCCGGACGGATCTCACGAGCCGGACGGATCTCATGAGGCGGATGGGCCCCACGAGCAGGACGAGCCCGCCGACAAGGGGAGCGCCCTCTGTCTCCCCGCCCAACGCCGCCCCTCGCGCCTCACCCCCGAGGACACCCGCACCATCGCCTCCTGGGACCGCGATCTCGAAGCCCTCACCGGTGAGCTGCGCCGCGCCCGCGCCGCCGTGCGCGACGTCCCCGTACCTCCGGCGCTGTCCGCCTCCCAGCTGCTGCGGCTCGCCGCCGACCCGGACGGTTTCGCACAGGAGCTGGCGCGCCCGATGCCGCGCCCCCCGCAGCGGGCCGCGCGCCGGGGCACGCGGTTCCACGCCTGGGTGGAGTCGAGGTTCGAGGAGGTGCCGCTGCCCATGCTCGGGCCGGACGAGTTGCCGGGCCGCGACCCGGACGACCCGGACGAGGCGGAGATCGCCGACGAGCGCGATCTCGCCGCGCTCAAGGCCGCCTTCGAGCGCACCCCGTACGCCCGCCGCGCGCCCTTCCGGGTGGAGGTGCCGGTCCAGCTCACCCTTGCGGGCCGGATCATCAGGGGCCGGATCGACGCCGTCTACCGCGACGGGGCCACGGGTGCGTTCGAGATCGTCGACTGGAAGACCAGCCGGGGCCGCGACGCGGACCCGCTCCAGCTCGCCGTCTACCGGCTGGCCTGGGCAGAGCAGCACGGCATTCCGCCGGAATCGGTCGCCGCGGCCTTCCTGTACGTACGGACAGGGGAGATCGTCCGTCCCGACGGCCTGCCGGACCGCGCGGGCCTGGAGCGCATCCTCCTCGACGATCCGAACGCCGAGGATGCGCGCGTCGAGGACGCGCGCTGA
- a CDS encoding ATP-dependent DNA helicase UvrD2: MTAATHSTLFPQVPVSADAVLDGLDPEQREVATALAGPVCVLAGAGTGKTRAITHRIAYGVRAGILQPASVLAVTFTNRAAGEMRGRLRQLGAGGVQARTFHSAALRQLQYFWPKAVGGELPRLLERKIQLVAEAAARCRFRLDRNELRDVTSEIEWAKVTQTVPADYPAAVAKSLRDAPRDPAEIGQIYAMYEQLKRDRSVIDFEDVLLLTVGILQDRHDIAEQIRRQYQHFVVDEYQDVSPLQQRLLDLWLGDRDSLCVVGDASQTIYSFTGATPDHLLNFRTRHPSATVVKLVRDYRSTPQVVHLANGLLGQARGRAAEHRLELISQRDPGPDPAYTEYADEPAEAEGTARRIRDLIAAGVPAGEIAVLYRVNAQSEVYEQALADAGVPYQLRGAERFFERAEVREAGVALRGAARAGGNDPLLDDAGDLASQVRAVLSTKGWTTEPPAGSGAVRDRWESLASLVRLAEDFARVKPEATLGDLVAELDERAAAQHAPTVQGVTLASLHSAKGLEWDAVFLVGLTEGMMPITYAKTDEQVEEERRLLYVGVTRARLHLSLSWALSRSPGGRASRRPTRFLAGLRPGSTAPGAGRAGGAGGIERGAAGGRRKRRGPVVCRVCGKTLTDAGEMKLMRCEDCPSDMDEALYERLREWRSEQAKELGQPAYCVFTDKTLMAIAEAVPGSEGELAGISGVGGRKLERFGTDVLAICAGQEGDGGDEED, from the coding sequence GTGACAGCAGCAACGCACTCCACTCTCTTCCCTCAGGTCCCCGTGTCCGCGGACGCGGTGCTCGACGGGCTCGACCCCGAGCAGCGCGAGGTCGCGACCGCGCTCGCCGGGCCGGTGTGCGTCCTGGCCGGCGCCGGTACGGGCAAGACGCGGGCGATCACCCATCGCATCGCCTACGGAGTGCGCGCCGGGATACTCCAGCCGGCGAGTGTGCTGGCCGTCACGTTCACCAACCGTGCCGCGGGGGAGATGCGCGGGCGGCTGCGGCAGCTGGGTGCGGGCGGAGTGCAGGCCCGCACGTTCCACTCGGCCGCCCTGCGCCAGCTCCAGTACTTCTGGCCGAAAGCCGTCGGCGGCGAGCTGCCGAGGCTGCTGGAGCGGAAGATCCAGCTGGTGGCCGAGGCCGCCGCACGCTGCCGGTTCCGGCTCGACCGCAATGAGCTCAGGGATGTGACCAGCGAGATCGAGTGGGCCAAGGTCACCCAGACGGTGCCGGCCGACTATCCGGCGGCGGTTGCCAAGTCGCTGCGGGACGCCCCCCGGGACCCCGCGGAGATCGGCCAGATCTACGCGATGTACGAGCAGCTGAAGCGCGACCGCTCGGTGATCGACTTCGAGGACGTCCTGCTCCTCACGGTCGGCATCCTCCAGGACCGCCACGACATCGCCGAGCAGATCCGCCGCCAGTACCAGCACTTCGTGGTGGACGAGTACCAGGACGTGTCGCCCCTCCAGCAGCGGCTGCTCGACCTCTGGCTCGGCGACCGCGACAGCCTGTGCGTCGTCGGCGATGCCAGCCAGACGATCTACTCCTTCACCGGAGCCACCCCCGACCACCTGCTGAACTTCCGCACCCGCCACCCCAGCGCCACGGTGGTGAAGCTGGTCCGTGACTACCGCTCGACCCCCCAGGTCGTCCATCTGGCCAACGGACTGCTCGGCCAGGCCCGCGGCCGCGCCGCCGAGCACCGGCTGGAACTGATCTCGCAGCGCGATCCCGGCCCCGACCCGGCCTATACGGAGTACGCGGACGAGCCCGCGGAGGCCGAAGGCACCGCCCGGCGGATCCGGGACCTGATCGCGGCCGGTGTCCCGGCCGGTGAGATCGCGGTGCTCTACCGGGTCAACGCGCAGTCCGAGGTCTATGAGCAGGCCCTCGCCGACGCGGGCGTGCCGTACCAGCTGCGCGGCGCCGAGCGCTTCTTCGAGCGTGCGGAGGTCCGGGAGGCGGGGGTCGCCCTGCGCGGCGCCGCCCGGGCAGGGGGGAACGACCCCCTGCTGGACGACGCCGGGGACCTGGCGTCGCAGGTGCGCGCCGTGCTCTCGACGAAGGGCTGGACGACCGAGCCCCCGGCCGGTTCCGGCGCGGTCCGGGACCGCTGGGAGTCCCTGGCATCCCTGGTCCGGCTCGCCGAGGACTTCGCTCGGGTCAAGCCGGAGGCGACCCTCGGCGATCTCGTCGCGGAGCTCGACGAGCGGGCGGCCGCCCAGCACGCCCCGACCGTCCAGGGCGTCACGCTCGCGTCGCTCCACTCGGCGAAGGGCCTGGAGTGGGATGCCGTGTTCCTGGTCGGCCTCACCGAGGGCATGATGCCGATCACCTACGCGAAGACCGACGAGCAGGTCGAGGAGGAGCGTCGGCTGCTGTATGTGGGCGTCACCCGCGCCCGGCTGCATCTGTCGCTCTCCTGGGCGCTGTCCCGGTCGCCCGGCGGCCGGGCCTCCCGTCGCCCCACCCGCTTCCTGGCCGGACTGCGGCCGGGCTCCACCGCGCCCGGAGCGGGTCGTGCGGGTGGTGCGGGAGGCATCGAGCGTGGCGCCGCCGGCGGCCGGCGCAAGCGACGCGGTCCGGTGGTGTGCCGGGTCTGCGGGAAGACGCTCACCGATGCCGGCGAGATGAAGCTGATGCGGTGTGAGGACTGCCCCTCGGACATGGACGAGGCGCTGTACGAGCGGCTGCGTGAGTGGCGCTCGGAGCAGGCGAAGGAGCTGGGCCAGCCGGCGTACTGCGTCTTCACCGACAAGACCCTGATGGCGATCGCCGAGGCCGTGCCCGGAAGCGAGGGCGAGCTCGCCGGGATCTCCGGCGTCGGCGGGCGCAAGCTGGAGCGGTTCGGCACCGATGTCCTGGCCATCTGTGCAGGCCAGGAGGGTGACGGGGGTGACGAGGAGGACTGA
- the nudC gene encoding NAD(+) diphosphatase: MSTFNHIADTAHGDARPIGLTAPSGIDRAAHHRLDEAWLAAAWSHPSTRVFVVSGGQVLIDDTPDGGTELVTTPAFEAPPTETHRYFLGTDEDGVSYFALQKDTLPGRMDQSARPAGLREAGLLLSPRDAGLMVHAVALENWQRLHRFCSRCGERTVIAAAGHIRRCPACGAEHYPRTDPAVIMLVTDEEDRALLGRQVHWPEGRFSTLAGFVEPGESIEQSVIREVHEEAGVRVGEVEYVASQPWPFPYSLMLGFMARATSSEITVDGEEIHEARWFSRDDLRAAFESGEVLPPYGISIAARLIELWYGKPLPKPGSAA, translated from the coding sequence GTGAGCACCTTCAATCACATCGCCGACACCGCCCACGGCGATGCGCGTCCGATCGGCCTCACCGCGCCGAGCGGCATCGACCGCGCGGCGCACCACCGACTCGACGAGGCATGGCTGGCGGCGGCGTGGAGCCACCCGAGCACCCGGGTGTTCGTGGTCTCCGGCGGACAGGTGCTCATCGACGACACCCCCGACGGGGGCACCGAGCTCGTCACCACCCCCGCCTTCGAGGCCCCGCCGACCGAGACCCACCGGTACTTCCTGGGCACCGACGAGGACGGTGTCAGCTACTTCGCCCTGCAGAAGGACACACTGCCCGGGCGCATGGACCAGTCCGCGCGCCCCGCCGGGCTGCGCGAAGCCGGACTGCTCCTCTCCCCGCGCGACGCGGGCCTCATGGTGCACGCGGTCGCCCTGGAGAACTGGCAGCGGCTCCACCGCTTCTGCTCCCGCTGCGGCGAGCGCACGGTCATCGCGGCCGCGGGACACATCCGCCGCTGCCCGGCCTGCGGCGCCGAGCACTACCCGCGCACCGACCCGGCCGTGATCATGCTGGTCACGGACGAGGAGGACCGGGCGCTCCTGGGCCGCCAGGTGCACTGGCCCGAGGGCCGCTTCTCGACGCTCGCCGGTTTCGTCGAACCCGGCGAGTCCATCGAGCAGTCCGTGATCCGCGAGGTCCACGAGGAGGCGGGCGTCCGGGTCGGCGAGGTCGAGTACGTCGCCAGCCAGCCCTGGCCGTTCCCGTACAGCCTCATGCTGGGCTTCATGGCCCGCGCCACCTCGTCGGAGATCACCGTGGACGGCGAGGAGATCCACGAGGCGCGCTGGTTCTCACGAGACGACCTGCGCGCCGCGTTCGAGTCCGGTGAGGTGCTGCCGCCCTACGGGATCTCGATCGCGGCCCGCCTCATCGAGCTCTGGTACGGCAAGCCGCTCCCCAAGCCCGGCTCGGCCGCATGA